One Halostagnicola kamekurae DNA segment encodes these proteins:
- a CDS encoding DUF5816 domain-containing protein, giving the protein MQTVSTDDGTVFVSEREGDTGSKAPFLVAYESRDCDRRYGWFCANCERIDNAMDSMGRIKCNQCGNFRKPTEWDAAHE; this is encoded by the coding sequence ATGCAAACGGTATCCACCGACGACGGGACGGTCTTCGTCTCCGAGCGGGAAGGTGATACGGGGTCGAAAGCGCCGTTTCTCGTCGCATACGAGTCTCGAGATTGCGATCGACGATACGGCTGGTTCTGTGCGAACTGCGAGCGGATCGACAACGCGATGGACTCGATGGGCCGGATCAAGTGCAACCAGTGTGGGAACTTCCGTAAGCCGACCGAGTGGGACGCGGCAC